In one Nostoc sp. KVJ3 genomic region, the following are encoded:
- a CDS encoding ADP-ribosylglycohydrolase family protein, with protein MRYSPISRFRGTFLGAFQGESLASGGIESQSYLDLGRMAVLGTESLIELGRLDLDDWIARQQQESLHLAATDDISIKIIIATLPVALFFHENPIKLRQNLLRVLQIWEDDPVVRDGTLAVGYAIALALTEKLNPQTIIPQIISFIGETPTSIPKKLLIVQNLLEQGAGLSRVQAEFTREEKLSNIIAIAFYCFLSTLEDFRLAVLRATHNSNSKVQDATYLGSQATGAITGALSGAYNGVGGIPVNWQVLLLQKNSPAWGLTSFSQMLELTGAFVAVWSGVYDLSLNSRELTSDGCEVDMLSVYAAPRVIRSR; from the coding sequence ATGCGTTACTCTCCTATAAGTCGGTTTCGAGGTACTTTCCTTGGAGCATTTCAGGGGGAAAGTTTAGCCTCTGGTGGTATAGAGTCTCAGAGTTACCTGGATTTAGGCAGAATGGCAGTTCTGGGTACTGAGAGTTTGATTGAGTTGGGTAGATTAGATTTAGATGATTGGATAGCACGTCAGCAGCAAGAATCTCTTCATTTAGCAGCAACTGATGACATATCCATAAAAATAATTATTGCCACACTACCAGTAGCACTTTTTTTTCACGAAAATCCGATTAAGCTCCGACAAAATTTACTGCGTGTACTCCAAATCTGGGAAGATGACCCAGTAGTACGGGATGGAACACTAGCGGTAGGATACGCGATCGCTCTTGCCCTAACTGAAAAACTCAACCCCCAAACCATAATCCCGCAAATAATTTCTTTTATTGGAGAAACACCAACATCAATACCCAAAAAATTGTTAATAGTCCAGAATTTATTAGAGCAAGGAGCGGGATTGTCAAGGGTACAAGCTGAGTTTACTAGGGAAGAAAAACTCAGTAACATCATTGCCATAGCATTTTATTGCTTTTTGAGTACCTTGGAAGACTTTCGCCTTGCTGTTTTGCGAGCTACTCACAATAGTAATTCTAAAGTGCAAGACGCTACGTATTTAGGCTCACAGGCTACAGGGGCAATTACTGGTGCTTTATCAGGAGCATATAACGGTGTAGGCGGAATTCCTGTAAATTGGCAAGTCTTGCTCTTGCAAAAGAATTCTCCCGCATGGGGATTAACTAGCTTTTCCCAAATGTTAGAATTGACCGGTGCATTTGTAGCGGTGTGGTCAGGTGTGTACGATCTTAGCTTAAATTCAAGGGAATTAACATCCGATGGATGTGAGGTAGATATGCTTTCTGTTTATGCAGCTCCTCGCGTTATTCGATCGCGTTAA
- a CDS encoding response regulator transcription factor, with translation MTKILLVEDDELFRLGLRMRLQQETTLEIVAEAEDGEQALELANRYPLDLVLMDIGLPGIGGIEACRQIKQKHPSLPILVLTSRSEKPLISRLIAAGAQGYCLKGIPAESLILAVRSVAAGASWWDQTATTEIRAAFEGNSTMVLPAKTQESLENPLTKREQEILALVAAGKSNQEIAEILYIAPGTVRVHVHAILQKLEVRDRTQAAVLAIQKGMVAPELLIN, from the coding sequence ATGACAAAAATCTTACTCGTTGAAGACGATGAATTATTTAGGCTTGGTCTGCGGATGCGGTTGCAGCAAGAAACTACTTTGGAGATTGTCGCAGAGGCAGAAGATGGAGAACAAGCCCTAGAATTAGCAAATCGCTATCCCCTAGATTTGGTCTTGATGGATATCGGTTTACCGGGCATTGGCGGGATTGAAGCTTGTCGCCAAATCAAGCAGAAGCACCCAAGTTTACCAATTCTTGTTTTAACGTCTCGTTCTGAAAAACCACTGATTTCGCGGTTAATTGCCGCCGGAGCCCAAGGTTACTGTCTAAAAGGTATTCCTGCTGAGTCTTTGATCTTAGCAGTGCGATCGGTTGCAGCCGGGGCTTCTTGGTGGGATCAAACAGCAACAACAGAAATTAGAGCTGCTTTTGAGGGTAATTCTACTATGGTGCTACCTGCAAAAACTCAAGAATCCTTAGAAAATCCCTTAACGAAGCGCGAGCAAGAAATTTTGGCACTGGTAGCAGCTGGTAAAAGCAATCAAGAAATTGCTGAAATTCTCTACATTGCCCCTGGTACAGTACGGGTTCATGTTCATGCTATTTTGCAGAAACTAGAAGTACGCGATCGCACTCAAGCCGCAGTTTTAGCTATCCAAAAAGGAATGGTAGCACCAGAATTATTGATTAATTGA
- a CDS encoding CAAD domain-containing protein: MPEQEFTETASKETTVAEINSQTGTITKLQPPAQSQDEWLKYGEQVSTFLATLPEYLGSFFNEYKQPLVTVGLIVGSIVGVKVLLAILDALNDIPLVAPTFELIGIGYSAWFVYRYLLKASTRKELTSEITTLKSQVVGKQIPDA; encoded by the coding sequence ATGCCAGAACAAGAATTTACCGAAACCGCATCCAAAGAGACTACAGTGGCAGAGATCAACAGCCAAACCGGAACCATTACCAAACTCCAGCCTCCCGCACAGTCTCAAGATGAATGGCTAAAATACGGCGAGCAAGTTTCTACCTTTTTAGCAACATTGCCAGAATATCTAGGAAGCTTCTTTAATGAATATAAGCAACCCCTGGTAACAGTTGGTTTAATTGTGGGATCAATTGTTGGGGTTAAAGTACTCTTGGCAATATTAGATGCTTTGAATGATATCCCCTTGGTAGCACCTACTTTTGAATTGATTGGTATTGGTTACTCTGCCTGGTTTGTTTACCGCTATTTACTCAAAGCCTCAACTAGGAAAGAGTTAACTAGTGAAATTACCACTCTGAAATCACAAGTAGTTGGTAAACAAATTCCAGACGCTTAA
- the aroQ gene encoding type II 3-dehydroquinate dehydratase: MQPLSILALHGPNLNLLGQREPGIYGSLTLAEINRLLEEEAFKLQAKVFPLQSNHEGILVDTIHEALGQHQGILINAGAYTHTSVALRDAIAAVNLPTVEVHLSNIYRREDFRHHSYIAPVAIGQISGFGVQSYLLGLQALVNHLRFMI; encoded by the coding sequence TTGCAACCCTTAAGCATTCTGGCACTGCATGGGCCAAACTTAAATTTGCTAGGACAGCGAGAACCAGGAATTTATGGTTCGTTGACACTAGCTGAAATTAACCGCCTGTTAGAAGAAGAAGCATTCAAATTACAGGCGAAGGTTTTTCCTTTGCAGTCAAATCATGAAGGAATCTTGGTAGATACTATTCATGAGGCATTAGGACAACATCAGGGAATTTTGATTAATGCCGGGGCATATACTCACACAAGTGTGGCATTACGAGATGCGATCGCAGCTGTTAACTTGCCCACAGTTGAAGTCCATCTGAGTAATATATATCGGCGGGAAGATTTTCGTCATCATTCATACATCGCTCCAGTTGCGATCGGGCAAATAAGTGGTTTTGGCGTTCAAAGTTACTTGTTGGGCTTACAAGCTTTGGTAAATCATTTGAGATTTATGATTTAG
- the kdpA gene encoding potassium-transporting ATPase subunit KdpA: protein MGQGFLQIGLTLCIVIVITPLFGRYIARVFLGERTLLDFLMNPIERSMFVLAGVRRKDDMTAWQYIRAMLCSNIVMGISVYFLIYSQRLLPWNPNGFGAPRWDVLLHTVFSFVTNTDQQHYTGETTLSYFSQVAALGFLMFTSAATGLSVGIAFIRGLTGRRLGNFYVDLVRGITRILLPISIIGAIALLVAGVPQTLAKTMDLTTLEGGTQYLARGPVASFEMIKLLGDNGGGFFGVNSAHPFENPNGASNLIETIAMISIPAALIYTYGIFANNIKQAWLLFWMVFVIFVVLVGVTAVGELQGNPLVNNAFGLEQPNLEGKEVRFGWLQTAFWAVMTTATMSGAVNGMHDSLMPQGLFSTLFNLFIRVIWGGQGTGTAYLFIYLILTVFLTGLMAGRTPEFLGRKIEKREIVLISVVLLIHPILVLIPSAIALAYPISLSGISNFGYHGISQVVYEYASATANNGSGLEGLKDNTLWWNLSTLVSLIGGRYIPMIAILLLADGMARKQPVPETPDTLRTDSLVFTGITAGVTLVLGLLTFFPVLALGPIAEGLKLGSGS from the coding sequence ATGGGACAAGGTTTTTTGCAAATTGGCTTAACGCTGTGTATCGTCATCGTAATCACTCCGTTATTCGGTAGATATATAGCGCGTGTCTTCTTGGGAGAAAGAACACTGCTTGATTTTTTAATGAACCCGATAGAACGAAGTATGTTCGTGCTGGCGGGTGTCCGCAGAAAAGATGATATGACGGCTTGGCAATATATTCGAGCTATGCTGTGTAGCAATATAGTTATGGGTATTTCAGTGTATTTTCTGATATATTCTCAGAGACTCTTGCCCTGGAATCCTAATGGCTTTGGCGCACCCAGATGGGATGTATTATTACATACAGTTTTTTCCTTTGTGACGAATACTGACCAGCAGCACTATACTGGTGAGACAACCTTAAGCTATTTTAGCCAGGTAGCGGCTTTAGGCTTTTTGATGTTCACCTCCGCAGCCACCGGTTTATCTGTGGGAATTGCCTTTATTCGTGGGTTGACGGGTAGAAGACTGGGAAACTTTTACGTCGATCTCGTCCGTGGAATTACGCGCATATTGCTGCCGATTTCAATTATTGGAGCGATCGCCTTGCTTGTAGCTGGTGTACCACAAACATTAGCTAAGACTATGGATCTGACAACCTTAGAAGGCGGGACGCAATATCTTGCCAGAGGCCCGGTAGCATCTTTTGAAATGATCAAACTTTTGGGTGACAACGGCGGTGGCTTTTTTGGCGTAAACTCAGCACATCCCTTTGAAAATCCCAATGGCGCTTCTAACCTGATAGAAACGATCGCCATGATTTCTATACCAGCAGCCTTGATTTATACTTACGGTATATTTGCCAACAACATCAAACAAGCTTGGCTACTTTTTTGGATGGTGTTTGTGATTTTTGTAGTTCTGGTGGGAGTGACAGCCGTCGGAGAACTACAAGGTAATCCCCTTGTTAATAACGCCTTTGGATTAGAACAGCCCAATTTAGAGGGTAAAGAAGTTCGATTTGGCTGGTTACAAACGGCATTCTGGGCAGTTATGACTACTGCTACTATGTCTGGCGCTGTGAATGGGATGCACGATTCTTTGATGCCCCAGGGACTATTTTCCACACTCTTCAACTTGTTTATCCGAGTTATTTGGGGTGGACAGGGAACTGGAACAGCTTACCTATTTATTTACTTAATTCTCACAGTGTTCCTCACTGGACTAATGGCAGGACGTACCCCAGAGTTTTTAGGACGCAAAATCGAAAAGCGAGAAATTGTCCTCATCAGTGTAGTGCTGTTGATTCACCCAATTCTAGTTTTGATTCCCAGTGCGATCGCCCTGGCTTATCCCATATCCCTGTCTGGAATTAGCAACTTTGGCTATCACGGCATTTCTCAAGTAGTTTATGAATACGCCTCAGCAACAGCAAATAATGGCTCAGGTTTAGAAGGTTTGAAGGATAACACCCTGTGGTGGAACTTGAGTACTTTAGTTAGCTTAATAGGAGGACGCTACATTCCGATGATTGCCATTCTGCTCTTAGCTGACGGCATGGCTCGTAAACAACCAGTTCCCGAAACTCCTGATACCCTGAGAACGGATTCTCTAGTATTTACTGGGATCACCGCCGGAGTGACATTAGTGTTGGGATTATTAACTTTCTTTCCCGTTTTAGCTTTAGGCCCCATAGCTGAGGGTTTGAAACTAGGATCTGGCAGTTAG
- a CDS encoding ATP-binding protein has translation MPTQKPTLIDSSSESKKVSAEEPSTDELPTIEFPSRGKLKASSWRIHQKIGYGYFVAIGIGFFGSLTGLVIANYYRGREVRQFNQAYEQGQLLSNYKDAVVGAQLHSSNLVAVLENSQQLQSKKADFLKNVEKAKQLESKIAGFIDSKPKRLAATSSTLQTLLLDYKNNLKAYVDQIEVVLQKIDSPKVESKQISSARSQLLRIMAGETAMRLDQLSQSLTNILETAEIQEQERQKAVEQAKVVERFIAIVSMLVSVAIAAIVAWRTSRAIAEPVIIVTQVAEQVARKSNFDLRAPVTTEDEIGLLAKSLNRLIERVSERTKELQQAKESAEAANKSKSIFLANVSHELRTPLNAVIGLSQLLEDDATDLGLSADFITDLETINSAGKHLLHLINEILDLSKIEAGKMTLYPETFEIAMLIHNVVLTVKPTIEKNANVLEVDFDEQLGTMYADQTRMRQVLLNLLSNAGKFTTNGKVTLTITREKDEFRPEAPLGMITFTVTDTGIGMSNRQQQQLFQPFTQGDTSTTKKYGGTGLGLAISHHFCQMMGGEIIVESQPGIGSTFTIRLPMTVQD, from the coding sequence ATGCCAACTCAAAAGCCAACCCTTATCGACAGCAGTTCAGAAAGCAAAAAAGTGTCAGCCGAAGAGCCATCAACAGATGAACTACCGACCATAGAATTTCCTTCACGAGGGAAGCTCAAAGCCAGTTCTTGGCGCATCCATCAAAAAATTGGCTATGGGTACTTTGTAGCTATTGGGATTGGTTTTTTTGGCTCACTGACTGGGTTAGTGATTGCCAACTACTACCGGGGAAGGGAAGTCAGGCAATTCAATCAAGCTTATGAACAAGGACAACTACTGAGTAATTATAAAGATGCAGTAGTCGGAGCGCAATTACATAGTTCTAATCTAGTTGCTGTATTAGAAAATTCCCAACAGCTACAAAGTAAAAAAGCTGATTTTCTGAAGAATGTTGAAAAAGCCAAGCAATTAGAGTCAAAAATTGCCGGATTTATCGATAGTAAACCTAAAAGACTGGCAGCAACAAGTTCGACTTTACAGACCTTACTGCTGGATTATAAGAATAATTTAAAAGCTTACGTTGACCAAATCGAGGTTGTTTTACAGAAAATTGACTCTCCGAAAGTAGAGTCTAAGCAAATTTCCTCTGCCCGATCGCAGTTATTGAGAATTATGGCTGGTGAAACAGCCATGCGGCTAGATCAGCTTTCACAAAGCTTGACTAACATCTTGGAAACTGCCGAAATTCAAGAGCAAGAAAGACAAAAAGCCGTTGAACAGGCCAAAGTAGTTGAGCGATTCATTGCGATCGTCAGTATGTTAGTTTCGGTAGCGATCGCAGCTATTGTCGCTTGGCGTACCAGTCGAGCGATCGCTGAACCAGTTATCATTGTCACCCAAGTAGCTGAACAAGTTGCCAGAAAATCTAATTTCGATTTGCGAGCGCCCGTCACGACTGAAGATGAAATTGGACTACTCGCCAAATCTCTAAATCGTCTGATTGAACGAGTCTCTGAGCGAACAAAAGAGCTACAACAAGCCAAAGAATCAGCCGAAGCCGCTAACAAGTCAAAAAGCATATTTTTAGCTAATGTCAGCCACGAATTACGTACACCATTAAATGCCGTCATTGGCTTGAGCCAACTTCTAGAAGACGATGCCACCGATCTTGGTTTATCAGCAGACTTTATCACCGACTTAGAAACAATAAACTCTGCTGGTAAGCATCTACTGCACTTGATTAACGAAATCCTCGACTTATCAAAAATTGAAGCCGGGAAAATGACCCTCTATCCAGAGACATTTGAGATTGCGATGTTGATTCATAACGTTGTCCTCACAGTCAAACCAACGATAGAAAAAAATGCCAATGTTTTAGAGGTGGATTTTGATGAGCAACTTGGTACCATGTATGCCGATCAGACCAGGATGCGGCAGGTGTTGTTAAACTTACTCAGCAACGCTGGTAAGTTCACTACAAATGGCAAAGTAACGCTGACAATCACTAGAGAAAAGGATGAATTTCGACCAGAGGCTCCTTTAGGCATGATTACTTTCACCGTTACTGACACAGGCATAGGTATGTCTAACCGTCAACAGCAGCAGTTATTTCAACCTTTTACACAAGGAGATACCTCTACTACGAAAAAGTATGGAGGTACGGGACTAGGATTAGCAATTAGCCATCACTTTTGTCAGATGATGGGTGGTGAGATTATTGTCGAAAGTCAGCCGGGAATTGGCTCTACTTTCACTATTCGTTTGCCAATGACTGTACAGGATTGA
- a CDS encoding alpha/beta hydrolase, giving the protein MKKFLRYLGLGLLSTFLTSTPGLGAERISFFYPPFGEFSLSVNSLETFAKFGKIDQDFSFYASRATPQQLAQLRDLLQQRFNVTPTLVSQVTYSPVGEEVVQQLGKLLLTESRKNGFYAIRASLILAAADKDGLTVVNLLRKFPSNTIRLNYTEGLRIVDDLSQLLKKKDEVVAFLQKEAIAEAANSKIDFSKQPDLRSPGKFQWQKKTFELNDISRNRRLPVDIYLPEAGSQSQGQAPFPLVVISHGLASDRSSFVYLAKHLASYGFAVAVLEHPGSNAKRFQEYFAGLAGPPEPAEFLNRSLDVKYLLDELQRLEKSDPILQGKLNFQQVGAIGQSFGGYTVLTLAGAKINFEQLRQDCNPNYSSFNLSLLLQCEASKLPQKDYELKDDRIKAIMAINPIDSLVLGQGGVSQIKIPVMLVAGSQDIFAPPVFEQIRPFTWLSDPNKYLVVIENATHFSAIAEPTPENGVLPVPSALLGPDSAAVYSYLNALSVAFMETHLLNHPEYRSYLQPSYATFISKEPLNLSILQSLSVVQFNQIWSGAIPQSATLSNPQPTPTPR; this is encoded by the coding sequence ATGAAAAAATTTTTGAGATACCTGGGTTTAGGTTTGCTATCTACCTTTTTGACTTCTACTCCCGGATTGGGGGCTGAACGCATTAGCTTTTTTTATCCTCCCTTCGGGGAATTCTCGTTATCAGTGAACTCGCTGGAAACTTTTGCGAAATTTGGCAAAATCGATCAAGATTTTTCATTTTATGCTAGCCGTGCTACCCCTCAACAACTTGCTCAACTACGGGATCTGCTACAGCAACGCTTCAATGTCACGCCTACTTTGGTGTCTCAGGTAACTTACTCACCGGTTGGAGAGGAGGTAGTGCAACAACTGGGAAAATTACTCCTCACTGAGTCTCGAAAAAATGGTTTCTATGCCATCCGTGCCTCTTTAATTTTGGCTGCTGCTGATAAAGACGGGTTAACAGTTGTGAATTTGCTGCGGAAATTTCCTAGCAATACTATCCGGCTGAATTATACAGAAGGGTTAAGGATAGTCGATGACTTGTCACAATTGCTCAAGAAAAAGGATGAAGTTGTCGCTTTTTTACAAAAAGAAGCGATCGCAGAAGCAGCCAATTCCAAAATTGACTTCTCAAAACAACCAGATTTGCGATCGCCAGGAAAATTCCAATGGCAGAAAAAAACCTTTGAGCTAAATGATATTTCTCGCAATCGCCGTCTACCGGTAGATATCTATTTACCTGAAGCAGGTTCACAAAGCCAAGGCCAAGCGCCCTTTCCCCTCGTTGTCATTTCTCATGGTCTTGCTTCAGACCGCTCTAGCTTTGTCTACCTGGCTAAACATTTAGCATCTTATGGTTTTGCTGTTGCTGTACTAGAACATCCGGGTAGTAATGCCAAACGCTTTCAGGAATACTTTGCGGGTTTGGCAGGGCCACCAGAACCAGCAGAATTTCTCAACCGATCTTTGGATGTCAAGTATCTCCTCGATGAACTCCAGCGTCTAGAAAAATCTGATCCCATCCTCCAGGGAAAACTCAATTTTCAGCAAGTTGGGGCCATTGGTCAGTCTTTTGGCGGTTACACTGTTTTGACTTTAGCAGGAGCAAAAATTAACTTTGAGCAACTGCGCCAAGATTGTAATCCCAATTATTCATCCTTTAATTTGTCGCTTTTGTTGCAGTGTGAAGCAAGTAAGTTACCCCAAAAAGATTACGAACTCAAAGACGATCGCATCAAGGCAATCATGGCGATTAATCCCATTGATAGCTTAGTTTTGGGTCAGGGCGGAGTCAGTCAAATTAAAATACCTGTAATGCTGGTAGCAGGTAGTCAAGATATTTTCGCCCCACCCGTATTTGAGCAAATTCGCCCCTTCACCTGGCTTTCCGATCCCAATAAATATCTAGTTGTAATTGAAAATGCTACCCACTTTTCAGCGATCGCCGAACCTACTCCTGAAAACGGTGTCTTACCTGTACCATCTGCTTTACTAGGCCCCGATAGTGCTGCTGTTTATTCCTATCTCAATGCCCTCAGCGTTGCTTTTATGGAAACCCATCTCCTCAACCACCCTGAATACCGCTCCTATTTGCAGCCATCCTACGCCACATTTATCAGTAAAGAGCCTCTGAATCTCAGTATTTTACAGTCGTTGTCTGTAGTTCAGTTTAATCAAATTTGGAGTGGAGCAATTCCCCAGTCAGCCACACTATCAAATCCTCAACCTACTCCTACCCCGCGTTAG
- a CDS encoding sensor histidine kinase, with protein MTILSQLVTMKEAINERGETYGLIAIAFTIVILLEYLTPPEYVFGYLYTGTILLADSRLNRGAVLGITFAATGLTLLNLFVPGGEIIHLPTLANRLIAVFALIVTGWLSDRNHRNEEAIAYTQAQLRSQEQLAIMREDFVSTLTHDLKTPLLGAIETLKYFQNEQFGEITPMQAKVLQTMARSHRSTLQLVQTLLDVYRNDAEGLKLQRSPLNLATVAEEVIATLTELARTRQIYISLHYGESDFRSFLWVNGDPLQLGRVFTNLLSNAINHTPRGGKVEVVLEGYSNDQVVKILDTGSGFTEEELPHLFERFYQGHSDRHVSGSGLGLYLTRQIIAAHGGTIWAENRSPRGAIFGFRLPACPPPGR; from the coding sequence ATGACAATATTAAGTCAATTAGTGACTATGAAAGAAGCGATAAATGAGCGTGGAGAGACTTATGGGCTAATAGCGATCGCCTTTACTATCGTGATATTACTGGAATATCTGACACCCCCTGAATACGTATTTGGCTACCTCTACACAGGGACAATTTTGTTAGCAGACTCTCGATTGAATAGGGGTGCTGTATTGGGGATCACTTTTGCAGCTACAGGATTGACATTGTTAAACTTATTTGTCCCAGGAGGAGAAATAATTCATCTCCCAACCTTAGCAAATCGGTTAATTGCAGTATTTGCACTGATAGTAACGGGTTGGTTAAGCGATCGCAACCACCGCAATGAAGAAGCGATCGCTTATACTCAAGCACAATTACGCTCCCAAGAACAACTAGCAATTATGCGTGAAGATTTTGTTTCTACCCTAACGCATGATTTAAAAACACCCCTATTAGGGGCAATTGAAACACTGAAATATTTTCAAAATGAGCAATTTGGGGAAATCACGCCAATGCAAGCAAAAGTCTTGCAAACAATGGCTCGTAGCCATCGGAGTACACTGCAATTAGTCCAAACTCTTTTAGATGTATACCGTAATGATGCCGAAGGGCTGAAATTACAGAGATCGCCCCTTAACTTGGCGACTGTGGCAGAGGAAGTAATAGCTACCCTGACTGAACTAGCAAGAACACGTCAGATTTATATTTCTCTGCACTATGGCGAATCAGATTTTCGGAGCTTTCTTTGGGTAAATGGCGATCCTTTGCAACTGGGGCGAGTCTTCACCAATCTCCTGAGTAATGCCATTAACCATACCCCTCGTGGCGGTAAAGTAGAAGTAGTACTTGAAGGTTATTCTAACGATCAAGTAGTAAAAATACTTGATACTGGTTCTGGCTTTACCGAAGAAGAGTTACCCCACTTATTTGAAAGGTTTTATCAAGGACATAGCGATCGCCATGTCTCAGGATCTGGACTAGGACTTTATTTAACAAGGCAAATTATAGCTGCTCATGGGGGTACAATTTGGGCAGAGAATCGCTCACCACGGGGAGCAATCTTTGGTTTTCGACTCCCAGCTTGTCCACCGCCGGGGAGATGA